A genomic window from Yarrowia lipolytica chromosome 1D, complete sequence includes:
- a CDS encoding uncharacterized protein (Compare to YALI0D00759g, weakly similar to uniprot|P32804 Saccharomyces cerevisiae YGL255w ZRT1 high-affinity zinc transport protein), producing MKTSHITVALLAAVATAATIRVDSGNAVTLDIVKRHGDHSVPHSHGDDEDEHDHDHDHDHEGHDHGEELTAEEKAAAKAAKLAERCKTPDRDLNIKYRIGALFAMMGMSALGVLPPVLMNSFFKVSIKSLPLTFLKQFGTGVVISTAIIHLMFGAVLQFMDNPCLGELSYEPTGPAFVLAGLFLAFVIEYTFTKLLEKRSDHLTAPHAHGHSHSDSNSDLEKTGPDVTENTLHISPSAAAAAPGTTHAHGDGNTHGHNHSGEISGGHGGHCLIDPTDKVSVMIMESGIIFHSILIGVTLVLAPNSNFTTLFIAILFHQMFEGVGLGSRIAGLVNTKLLLKLLMCLFFILITPIGMAIGLGVIDVYNGSGSKTTIWVLGVLNGLSAGVLLWAGVVEMLAFDWLFGDLVHTTKRRTIVAFAGLVAGLILMSLIGKWA from the coding sequence ATGAAAACTTCACATATCACCGTGGCTTTGttggctgctgttgctaCTGCTGCCACCATCCGAGTTGACTCCGGCAATGCCGTCACCCTCGATATTGTGAAACGTCACGGAGACCACTCTGTGCCCCATAGCCATGGagacgacgaagacgaaCATGACCACGACCACGACCACGACCACGAGGGACATGATCATGGCGAGGAACTTACAGCTGAAGAAAAGGCTGCTGCTAAGGCTGCCAAACTCGCCGAGAGATGTAAGACTCCCGACCGAGATCTCAACATTAAGTATCGAATCGGTGCTCTGTTTGCCATGATGGGCATGTCTGCCCTGGGAGTGCTTCCTCCTGTTTTGATGAACTCTTTCTTCAAGGTTTCTATCAAGTCTCTGCCCCTGACCTTCCTCAAGCAGTTTGGTACTGGCGTTGTTATTTCCACAGCTATCATCCATCTCATGTTTGGAGCCGTTCTGCAGTTCATGGACAACCCTTGTCTTGGAGAGCTTTCTTACGAGCCTACTGGACCTGCCTTTGTGCTTGCTGGTCTGTTTCTTGCATTTGTCATCGAATACACATTCACTAAACTGCTTGAAAAACGATCAGATCACCTCACTGCTCCCCACGCTCACGGCCACTCTCACTCCGACAGCAACTCTGATCTTGAGAAAACTGGACCCGACGTGACCGAAAACACCCTCCACATCTCTCCCTcggcagctgctgctgctcctggaaCCACCCACGCCCATGGAGACGGAAACACCCACGGACACAACCACTCTGGCGAGATTTCTGGTGGTCATGGAGGCCACTGTCTCATTGATCCTACTGACAAGGTCTCTGTCATGATCATGGAGTCCGGTATCATCTTCCACTCCATTCTCATTGGTGTCACTTTGGTCCTGGCCCCTAACTCCAACTTCACAACCCTCTTCATTGCCATTCTGTTCCACCAGATGTTTGAGGGAGTTGGCCTGGGTTCTCGAATCGCCGGCCTTGTCAACACAAAGCTGCTCTTGAAGCTGCTCATGTGTCTCTTCTTTATTCTTATCACTCCCATCGGTATGGCCATTGGTCTCGGAGTTATTGATGTCTACAATGGCTCTGGAAGCAAGACCACCATCTGGGTGCTCGGAGTGCTTAACGGTCTCTCTGCCGGTGTGCTTCTATGGGCTGGTGTAGTCGAAATGCTGGCATTCGACTGGCTCTTTGGAGACCTGGTTCATACCACAAAGCGACGAACCATCGTGGCCTTTGCCGGACTTGTGGCCGGTCTTATTCTCATGTCTCTGATTGGAAAGTGGGCGTAA